From the genome of Brachyhypopomus gauderio isolate BG-103 chromosome 20, BGAUD_0.2, whole genome shotgun sequence, one region includes:
- the LOC143483988 gene encoding sodium/potassium-transporting ATPase subunit alpha-1-like, whose protein sequence is MGLGTGNDRYKLAATSENVAKKKSRGKRDQKDLDELKKEVDLDDHKLTLDELHHKYGTDLNRGLSSYRAKEIFERDGPNSLTPPPTTPEWVKFCKQLFGGFCTLLWIGAFLCFLAYTIQVSTESEPVNDNLYLGIVLGAVVMITGCFSYYQEAKSSKIMESFKKLVPQQALVVRDGERKSINAEDVVVGDLVEIKGGDRIPADLRIISAQGCKVDNSSLTGESEPQSRTPQFSHENPLETKNIAFLSTNCVEGSATGIVINTGDRTVMGRIAILASSLEVGQTPINIEIEHFIHIITGVAFFLGGIFSVLSLILGYTWLEAVIFLIGLIVANVPEGLLATVTVCLTLTAKRMAKKNCLVKNLEAVETLGSTSTICSDKTGTLTQNRMTVAHMWFDNEVHEADTTENQSGTTFDRSSPTWSALARVAGLCNRAEFLADQHNVPILKRDTSGDASESALLKCIELCCGSVKEMRDKYTKIAEIPFNSTNKYQLSVHKNPNSLETKHLLVMKGAPEKILDRCSSIMIQGKEQPLDEEMKDAFHNVYLKLGGLGERVLGFCHFYLRDDEFPEGFAFDIDDVNFPTENLCFVGLMSMIDPPRAAVPNAVAKCRSAGIKVVMVTGDHPITAKAIAKGVGIISEDSETVEDIAARLNLPLTEVDPRDAKACVVHGGELKSMTSDQLDDILKHHTEIVFARTSPQQKLIIVEGFQRQGAIVAVTGDGVNDSPALKKADIGVAMGIAGSDVSKQAADMILLDDNFASIVTGVEEGRLIFDNLKKSIAYTLTSKIPEMSPFLFFVIAGIPLALGTVTILCIDLGTDMVPAISLAYEGPESDIMKRQPRNPKTDKLVNERLISMAYGQIGMMQAVGGFFTYFVILAENGFLPLFLIGLRVHWDNPYCNDLEDSYGQQWTYESRKIVEYTCHTAFFVSIVIVQWTDLIICKTRTNSLWHQGMKNKVLNFGLLEETALAAFLSYCPGTDIAVRMYPLKPWWWLCPVPYSLLIFVYDEIRKYHLRRNPGGWIEKETYY, encoded by the exons ATGGGATTAGGA ACGGGGAATGATCGCTACAAGTTGGCGGCAACCTCTGAGAATGTTGCAAAAAAGAAGTCAAGGGGGAAGAGAGATCAGAAAGATCTGGATGAATTGAAGAAAGAAGTGGACCTG GATGATCATAAGTTAACGTTGGATGAGCTTCATCACAAATATGGAACTGACCTTAACAGA GGATTGTCCAGTTACCGTGCTAAAGAGATTTTTGAACGCGATGGGCCCAATTCTTTGACCCCACCTCCTACAACTCCAGAATGGGTGAAGTTCTGCAAACAGCTCTTTGGAGGATTCTGCACTCTACTGTGGATTGGtgcttttctgtgttttctggcTTACACAATACAGGTTTCCACGGAGAGTGAGCCTGTAAATGATAAC CTCTACCTGGGCATTGTACTTGGGGCTGTGGTGATGATCACAGGATGCTTCTCATACTATCAAGAAGCTAAAAGCTCAAAGATCATGGAGTCCTTCAAGAAACTTGTGCCACAG CAAGCCCTGGTTGTCCGTGATGGTGAGAGGAAGAGTATTAATGCTGAAGATGTGGTTGTTGGAGATCTGGTGGAGATTAAAGGTGGCGATCGAATCCCTGCTGATCTGCGTATTATCTCTGCACAAGGATGCAAG GTGGATAACTCCTCCCTTACTGGAGAATCTGAGCCCCAGAGTCGTACTCCTCAATTTTCCCATGAAAACCCTCTAGAGACAAAAAATATTGCATTCCTTTCCACAAATTGTGTTGAAG GTTCTGCCACAGGTATCGTCATCAACACCGGCGATCGCACCGTCATGGGGCGCATTGCCATCCTCGCCTCCAGCCTAGAGGTTGGACAGACACCAATCAACATAGAGATTGAACATTTTATCCACATTATCACTGGTGTGGCGTTTTTCCTGGGTGGGATCTTCAGCGTCTTGTCGCTCATCCTTGGATATACTTGGTTGGAAGCTGTCATCTTCCTTATTGGACTCATTGTTGCTAATGTTCCTGAGGGGTTACTTGCCACAGTCACT gtGTGTTTGACACTAACGGCCAAGCGCATGGCCAAGAAGAACTGCCTCGTGAAGAATCTTGAAGCTGTGGAAACTCTtggctccacctccaccatctgCTCAGACAAGACAGGAACCCTCACTCAGAACCGAATGACTGTGGCTCACATGTGGTTTGACAATGAGGTCCACGAGGCCGACACCACAGAGAACCAGAGTGGAACCACTTTTGACAGGAGCTCTCCGACATGGTCGGCCCTGGCTCGCGTGGCTGGCCTGTGCAACCGTGCTGAATTCCTCGCTGACCAACACAATGTTCCCATCCTTAAG AGGGACACCAGTGGTGATGCCTCAGAATCTGCTCTGCTGAAGTGTATTGAGCTCTGCTGTGGTTCAGTGAAGGAGATGAGAGACAAGTACACAAAGATTGCTGAGATCCCCTTCAACTCCACCAACAAATACCAG CTCTCGGTCCACAAGAATCCAAATTCCTTAGAGACCAAGCACCTGCTGGTGATGAAAGGAGCTCCTGAAAAGATCCTGGACAGATGCTCATCTATTATGATTCAGGGCAAAGAGCAGCCGCTGGATGAAGAAATGAAGGATGCGTTTCACAATGTATATTTGAAACTAGGTGGTCTCGGAGAAAGAGTGCTAG GTTTCTGCCATTTCTATCTCCGTGATGATGAGTTTCCCGAGGGCTTTGCTTTTGACATTGACGACGTGAACTTCCCCACTGAGAACCTGTGCTTTGTTGGCCTCATGTCCATGATTGATCCTCCTCGTGCCGCCGTACCAAATgcagtagccaagtgccgaagTGCTGGAATCAAG GTTGTCATGGTTACAGGTGACCACCCAATCACAGCTAAGGCCATCGCTAAGGGTGTGGGTATCATCTCGGAGGACAGTGAGACTGTGGAGGATATTGCTGCTCGCCTGAACCTCCCCCTTACGGAGGTCGATCCCAG AGATGCAAAGGCCTGCGTGGTCCATGGAGGAGAGCTGAAAAGCATGACCTCAGACCAACTGGATGATATTTTAAAGCACCACACTGAGATTGTGTTTGCTAGAACATCTCCACAGCAAAAACTCATCATTGTGGAAGGTTTTCAGCGCCAG GGGGCCATCGTGGCTGTGACAGGCGATGGTGTCAATGATTCTCCTGCTCTGAAGAAGGCTGATATCGGTGTTGCTATGGGCATCGCTGGATCTGATGTCTCCAAACAGGCTGCTGACATGATCCTCCTGGATGACAACTTTGCCTCCATCGTGACTGGAGTGGAGGAAG GCCGTCTCATCTTCGACAACTTGAAGAAGTCCATTGCCTACACCCTGACCAGTAAAATCCCTGAGATGTCACCATTCCTCTTCTTCGTCATTGCTGGCATCCCTCTTGCTCTGGGCACCGTCACTATCCTATGCATCGATCTGGGCACTGACATG GTTCCTGCTATCTCATTGGCCTATGAAGGTCCTGAGAGTGACATCATGAAGAGGCAGCCCAGAAACCCAAAAACAGACAAACTGGTGAATGAAAGACTCATCAGCATGGCCTATGGACAGATTG GGATGATGCAAGCAGTTGGGGGATTCTTCACTTACTTTGTTATCCTTGCTGAGAATGGGTTCCTGCCCTTATTTCTGATTGGACTGCGTGTACATTGGGATAATCCATATTGCAATGACCTGGAGGACAGCTATGGACAGCAGTGG ACTTACGAAAGTAGAAAGATTGTGGAATACACGTGCCATACTGCATTTTTTGTCAGTATTGTGATTGTGCAGTGGACCGACTTGATCATCTGTAAGACCAGGACAAACTCCCTCTGGCACCAGGGAATGAA AAACAAAGTCCTCAACTTTGGTCTACTTGAGGAGACTGCATTGGCAGCCTTCCTGTCTTACTGCCCAGGAACCGACATTGCTGTTAGAATGTATCCATTGAA GCCATGGTGGTGGTTATGTCCTGTACCATATTCACTTCTCATCTTTGTCTATGATGAGATCAGAAAATACCATCTTCGACGAAATCCaggag GTTGGATCGAAAAAGAGACATATTATTGA